The DNA segment GATAGTTTGTATGTGGGTCAAAGGCCCTGGCAATCGCATTAAAAAAGCGGTCATAATGATCCAACAGCGTTTCTTGATGCAGACGAAGGAAAAACTCTTTATTTACCTTGACCTCCTTCTCTTTCGCCTTCTCCCACAGCTCATCTTCCGGAAGTTTCTCCTTCGCTTTTATCTGCTCCTCCTCAAGGTCAAGATACCGGTACATAACCTGCGCTTTCACTATCCTGCGCCATCTGTCCTCTAAGCCTTGCATATCATCGACATAGGCAATTTTTTTTGGATCGGTTTCATAGATTTCATCACTCTTCACATCAAAACCGGTAGCCAATATCTGATCCACCATTTTTTCAACCTGGTCGATCCGTTCTTTCATGATATCGTATCCGGTTGCCGGCAGAACATTGGTCCCTTGTTCCAGGTCATCAGTTATATGGGAGGCAAAGGAACGGAGTACCTTTACGTCGCTACTCAGCAGAAACCTTTTCTGGTAATCAAGCTGCTTCAGGTAGAGATCGAAGACCTCTATGGACAAGGATTCATTCATCTCCTTATGACTGAAGTGGACGGCGGGAAGCTCTTTTTCCAGCATATAACCGATCAGCTGGTTTCTCTTCTGGACAAATCCCTGGATATCTTTTGCACTACCGGAACCGGCAGTGCAAAAAAGAAGCACCAGAAAGATCGCAAAAGCTCGTTTAGTGAAATTTTTCATATATTTTTCAACCGTAAAAAAAGGTGGTAACAGATCGTTATGGACTGCCTGGCACAAATGTCGCGGCTGTGCCTAAAACCTAGATCATTTCGTTCTGATTTCATGTAGTTAATCTCCTGTTCCGACTATTTCCACTATAAATTCTTCCTGTGTCAGGAAATAGCTCGGGCAATAGTGAATGCCGCCGCCGCAGCCAACCCATCGATAAGTCTGGTCTGCAGAGCACTACGTATCGGCCGGGCGCCGGTGAAGAACCCTTTTGCAAAACCAAAGACAAACAGTGCCAATAGCGTTAAAATAGACGAGAGAGTAAGGCTCGACCGCTATTATCCAGAAGCATATAGGGCAAAAGCGGGATCATCCCCCCAAACAATATAGGCGCTTGAAATAGTAAGGGCACTGTTACGCGCCCGCCGAGGTTTAATCCCTTCAAGCCCCAACTCGAAACGCATCATAAAGTTGACCCAGTCGCTTGGTCGATGGCGTAGGGCCTCAACCAGCGGGGCAACCTGCTGGGCGGTGAGTCCGTAACCGAGAAACACTTTTTCGATTTCGGCGCACTCTGTTTCTGGTTTTTCTACTATTTCCCGTTCCTCCCGGCGACGTTCATTGGTGTAATGTTCTATATCGCTACGGGTTGCAAGGTATCCTCCCAACCCCATGGCGATGGAGCCGGCAGCGATATCAGCAAGCCCGGCGGTTACAATAATACCAGTTGCAATGATCGCGCCTGTCAGCCCGGCAGCGAGTGCAAAAGAACCGGTGAGGCCATCCAACATCCAATAACCATGTCACGAACACTGTCACTGGCGGTAAAGTGCTGTTCGGTATGGGAAATCATGGGCATTGGAAACCCCTTCTTGCAATGGTTAATATTATAGTTTCCTTCCGCCGGTAAACGTGAAGAATACCGGGACTATGTTCAGTACCCCTCTTCTGAGTGAATTGACTCTTCGACCGATTGTTGCTTACAAAAAAGCAAGCAACAATCGGTACGGTGATGTCTATAACATGTAAAAGCAATTAACGAAAAATATTGATCAGGCAACATCAATAACCCGATTTCCCACACTTTTAACAACTACCTGTCAGGTGAAGTGGAGCAGTTCCTTGCCCGCTTGGTAGACGGTGATTTCACCGGACGATTCTGAGAGAACAACAGCTATAGCCTGGGTATGACTGGTAAGCGCGCAGGCTGAATGGTGCCGTGCTCCCTTGCCGGATTCCATGCCGTCGGAACGGCCCTGCGTGGCGATGAAGACGGCGGACGACCGCACTTCACCATTGGGGTTCACCAAGAACGCCCCATCCAGGGCGCTCAATTCGCGAAGGATCTCTATGAAGTCATCGCGGAAGATGTTGCGTATGTTTGCAGGATAGCCAGCGCAGGGGTTAAGAATGAGCTGCCAGGTGTAAGGTGCCACATCATCCGGAGAGCTGATAATGAAACAAGTGCCGATAGATTTGCCCTCCCGGCCTTCGTGGGCGAATCGCATGGAGATGCTGATAAGCATCAGGAGGGTTTGTGGAGTTTCAATACTGTCGAACGAGGCAATTTGGCTGTCCATCAGCCAGGGTAGCTGATGGGAGGGTATCACGATGTGCAATCCATTGATCATGCCACTCTCGCAGGCGGTAAGGTTGATCGCCGGTTTGTGAAACTCCAGCTTGCCCGTCACGACTGCCAAGAAATAGCCCAGGGTAAGAAAATTTTCCCCCTTTGCGATCTTCGGTACTGGGATGACCGAATGAGCGGTGGTTTCCTCTACTGGTAGACTTTCCGGGGTTCGAGATAGCCAAATGTAACGTTGAAAAGATCTCGCCTCTGAAAGGAAGTCAATCTCATTACGACCACAGGCTTGGATGATGAGAGTGTCTATACCCAGTTCCCTGGCCAGCGCGTCGGCATGGCTCATGATCAACTTTTCTTGCTCCTGCCCCTGGGGGCAATTATAGCTTTTTGTGTCCATGCTGTTGGTCCTTAATTTGTCAGCAACTAAGTTAGGTATAACAGGCCATCTTTGTTAAGTATTTCTTTCAATTGATAATTGGTCGAATTTTACCCAGATGAGGGTCTGATTTGTCTCAAGGTGCTGGGAAAACAAGGTAGACTCACACAATATTTCAATTTAATTAAAATGTTATGATCTCATATCCGTTATCCCTATATGATGCCATTCCGGGATGGCCGGATACATCATCAAGAATGGTAAGACCCTGTTCTTTTGCAGACTCAAGGGTTCCCAATTTGTTGGAACATGCTTTGCAAACCCCTGCTACCAGGCCTGCCTCAAGATTCTTTTTCCACAATCCGTTCAAGGAATTTTCTGATTTCACCAGTTCTGGGATCAGTTTGACTGAAGCCCCTTCAATAATGATTTTCGCTTCGTGTCCTTTGGCCTTCATATCCAGTGCATTCAAAAGCACATGAATGAAACACATTGGATCGCCGTTGAATACAAATAGGGCAAATTTTTTCATGGTGTGACTCCTTTTATGTATTTTTTGAAAAAATGCTGATGTTCATGCGTCCGATCATATTCGTTTCAAGGAACATATCTGAAAATCAGATAACTGACAGGTGGTGTCTATCCGTATTTTGCGAAAAAGTTCCCCTTGCCAGGATTTTGTATTTCCAATTGCAGGGGCCAAGTCTGTGAAACCCATCCGAGTCCATATCAACAAATGTTTCGGTTGGTTATTTGTTTCAATCACAGTAAAGAAACCACCCATCTGATCAACACAAGGATCAATTCGAAAAGACCAATCACAATTCTTTGCCCATACTGTAGCACCTTTTCAAGAATAGAAATTTGATCTTCTCCCTCGGTATTTTCCTTCTGTAGAAGTCTTTTTGCCCTTGCTTCGGGATCAGGATGACTGGAAAGGAATGTGTGCTGTCTGGCTAAAGCTGCAAGTTTGTTAAGTGCTGAAACAGCAGAAGCTATTTGATACCCTTCTGCTTGAAGAAAATCCGCAGCATATTGATCTGCTTGTCTTTCTTCATGTTGCGAGAATTGAGCATGGGTGAGCTGTTCGGCAAAGCTGCCGATCACGGAACTGGCAATTTGACCAATTTGACTCTCCTGGGATGCCAACCCTTTTCTTAACGCACTTGTGGAATAAGCCAGCACCACTTTCTTTCTGGAATGATTTTTCACG comes from the Desulforhopalus sp. genome and includes:
- a CDS encoding cytoplasmic protein, whose product is MKKFALFVFNGDPMCFIHVLLNALDMKAKGHEAKIIIEGASVKLIPELVKSENSLNGLWKKNLEAGLVAGVCKACSNKLGTLESAKEQGLTILDDVSGHPGMASYRDNGYEIITF
- a CDS encoding M48 family metallopeptidase, which produces MIQIRYILIILSAMVLVSCEDTNIAVMTDAASDAVTAITLSDESVKNIAQRAAYDADGKHHVAPTGNPYDARLRKLVADQSKRDGNSFNFKAYLTKDVNAFAMADGTIRVFSGLMDLMNDEELLFVIGHEMGHVVKNHSRKKVVLAYSTSALRKGLASQESQIGQIASSVIGSFAEQLTHAQFSQHEERQADQYAADFLQAEGYQIASAVSALNKLAALARQHTFLSSHPDPEARAKRLLQKENTEGEDQISILEKVLQYGQRIVIGLFELILVLIRWVVSLL
- a CDS encoding diadenylate cyclase; translated protein: MDTKSYNCPQGQEQEKLIMSHADALARELGIDTLIIQACGRNEIDFLSEARSFQRYIWLSRTPESLPVEETTAHSVIPVPKIAKGENFLTLGYFLAVVTGKLEFHKPAINLTACESGMINGLHIVIPSHQLPWLMDSQIASFDSIETPQTLLMLISISMRFAHEGREGKSIGTCFIISSPDDVAPYTWQLILNPCAGYPANIRNIFRDDFIEILRELSALDGAFLVNPNGEVRSSAVFIATQGRSDGMESGKGARHHSACALTSHTQAIAVVLSESSGEITVYQAGKELLHFT